A stretch of Ammospiza caudacuta isolate bAmmCau1 chromosome 18, bAmmCau1.pri, whole genome shotgun sequence DNA encodes these proteins:
- the SNRPD3 gene encoding small nuclear ribonucleoprotein Sm D3, producing MSIGVPIKVLHEAEGHIVTCETNTGEVYRGKLIEAEDNMNCQMSNITVTYRDGRVAQLEQVYIRGSKIRFLILPDMLKNAPMLKSMKNKNQGSGAGRGKAAILKAQVAARGRGRGMGRGNIFQKRR from the exons ATGTCGATCGGAGTGCCAATCAAGGTCCTGCACGAGGCCGAGGGCCACATCGTGACCTGCGAGACCAACACTGGAGAAGTTTATCGAGGCAAACTTATCGAAGCTGAAGACAACATGAATTGTCAG ATGTCCAACATAACAGTGACATACAGAGATGGCCGGGTGGCACAGCTCGAGCAGGTGTACATCAGGGGGAGCAAGATACGGTTTCTCATCTTACCAGATATGTTGAAGAATGCTCCTATGCTAAAGAGCATGAAGAATAAAAACCAGGGTTCTGGAGCTGGCCGAGGGAAAGCAGCTATTCTCAAAGCTCAAG tgGCTGCAAGAGGAAGAGGCCGTGGGATGGGCCGTGGCAACATCTTCCAGAAGAGAAGATAA
- the GUCD1 gene encoding protein GUCD1 — MKSPREAGEPPPADCIQLKVPVIQQLYHWDCGLACSRMVLQYLNHLDNDEFQKAIQDLQLTKSIWTIDLAYLMRHFGVKHKFCTQTLGVDKGYKNQSFYRKHFDTEENRVNQLFAQAKDCKVLVEKCTVTVQDIQNHLSQGHVAIVLVNAVLLLCDLCSSPVKYCCFLPIGQKCFCRSPDYQGHFIVLCGYNKASGSIYYNNPAYADRTCCTSISNFEEARTSYGTDEDILFIYTDS, encoded by the exons ATGAAGAGTCCCCGGGAGGCTGGCGAGCCGCCGCCAG CTGACTGCATCCAGCTGAAAGTGCCCGTGATTCAGCAGCTGTACCACTGGGACTGCGGGCTGGCCTGCTCCAGGATGGTGCTTCA GTACCTGAATCATTTGGACAATGATGAGTTTCAGAAAGCCATCCAGGATCTCCAGTTAACAAAGAGTATCTGGACTATTGACCTGGCCTACCTGATGCGGCACTTCGGAGTTAAGCATAAATTTTGCACCCAGACACTCGGCGTGGACAAGGGCTACAAAAATCAG TCATTTTACAGGAAGCACTTTGACACAGAAGAGAATCGAGTGAATCAGCTCTTTGCACAAGCCAAAGACTGCAAGGTGCTGGTGGAGAAATG CACAGTAACTGTTCAAGACATCCAAAACCACCTGTCCCAGGGTCACGTAGCCATTGTCCTTGTGAACGcagtcctgctgctgtgtgatcTCTGCTCAAGTCCTGTCAAATACTGCTGCTTCCTTCCCATTGGACAGAAGTGCTTCTGCAGGAGCCCTGACTACCAGGGCCACTTCATTGTGTTATGTGGCTACAACAAAGCCTCAGGGAGCATTTACTACAACAACCCTGCCTATGCTGACC GAACATGCTGCACCAGCATCAGTAACTTTGAAGAAGCCAGGACAAGTTATGGCACGGATGAAGATATTCTGTTCATCTACACAGacagctga